A stretch of the Paenibacillus dendritiformis genome encodes the following:
- a CDS encoding non-ribosomal peptide synthetase → MDTLEKNILLSDARLEQEKRYWLKQLADCSAMTRISYQALRSGREGHSRTKQFYLNDPLSDRLIAVSRSSDYGLFILLLAGVSYVLHRYTGDSSVICGIPVITSHTAGDDLLNPLILLKSDVTSSRHSKEFIAHIKEKLVEADKHQNFPFELLLDMIGIDQSSGRHCNVIAMMEGVHEEGLVDGIAYDCRFEFRRSSDRVSVQIRYRPEAYDEVFISQLFAHYEQIMEQLLFCPEKPLQSYDLAIEAADREHAPGPENGEARKCAAIHAAFEEQADKNPEAIAIVEREDTFTYEEIDHKANQIARYLLESRRLTDEERVGIMLDNSSSSVISMLGILKAGGTYVPIDPEFPIRRIKAILEDGRIRTVISSKNYIRQLNKLQWEIEHFEAYLCLDTEQIDEEEEQDSEFMSQGVWNFVADQATDDISGGAWVNSYTREDLSREEMDEYANNIKQKLLPYVNKKTRVLEIGCASGISMFALAPYAGFYYGTDLSSSMIRNCQARVQQEGHHHVKLACLPADQIDQLGEDKFDVIILNSVVQVFKGHHYLRKVLRAAIELLADRGILFIGDIMDQDSKDEFLRDLAAFNEAHPEYKTKKEFENELFLSRGFFRDFQLECDSISGIEFSDKIYTIPNELTMFRYDAILQVDKTGSRERISAEKRKRRHDVRSLRSFATERVAIPVPSDGAAYVLYTSGSTGKPKGVVVEHRNVVHLFRTAAPLFSFDAGDVWSLFHSTSFDFSVWEIFGALLHGAKLVIVPRSLAADPQSFVRLAAEQHITILSQTPSAFYQFAHEAVSSRAQLPGLRTVVFGGEPLQPVLLKKWKDAYPGVKLVNMYGITETTVHVTYKELTDADIRHNSLDIGTALPSYQVHILDPWLRRVPAGVVGEMYVGGTGVAREYLNQEQLTSQKFKPSPFHDGERLYQTGDLARWNMDGTLEYIGRIDDQVKIRGYRMELGEITTCLLTHKQIHQASVQVLKMEDGSKELCVYYVANEPLSVKEVKEYTSKRLPQFMVPSYFVALDKMPLTLNGKLDKRRLPDPLEVLSSNRTMQEPLEGLERELADIFRDILGIDAVGRNDSFFDLGGHSLKAARLVQHLHKRLHCGLALRDIFQFPTIKELAEHMRSKEASSRFVPIQPAEQREYYPLSSAQKRLYILEQFEDIGTSYNMPFVLQVEGPLDIGRVRDSYRQLLHRHEILRTSFHVVNDEPVQRIEEMEGLQAELICEEAPEAGEAELAKRIEAFIRPFRLSEAPLIRMGIIRIGPEKHLLLLDMHHIISDGTSLNIWVDEFMKLYKGDSLAPLAIQYKDYAVWQQAQMTREAMRRQKEFWRNELSGEVPVLQLPTDYPRPAVQDFQGSQYSFRLGRRLSGQIEACCRESGVTLYMLLLAAYQVLLHKYTGQEDIIVGTPVAGRGHADLEGVLGMFVNTLAIRSRPQGDKTFSEFLQEVKNAALNAFEHPDYPFEELVQELNAGRDTSRNPLFDTMFALQNMDTTTWHIANLRARAYEYDWKSAKFDLLLQAEQDQDDICLTMEYAASLFRRETMERFADCLIRVLDTVTEHADKPIKDVDIVSEREKEYLTRQGKGERLPFAAQAGIAQLFEAQVLRTPNRIAIRSDDQGYTYEELNAKANQLARMLRSKGVGRGSMIAIRGERSFAYAAAILAVLKAGGAFMPVDAASPPSRIQYMAADSKAKLLLNAGVESVDLQDCEVLTVDEDMFQGNPANLEPTAGGRDVLYVIYTSGTTGTPKGVQISHSNLHNLFVHHQRQSNITLSGRVLHASAIGFDVCYQEMLLTLLSGGELVVIDDHVKKTPHLLLQYVTDNQIDTMFLPTAYFNFLIREDDEVDALFASSVKHIVVAGEALILSSRFMDLLRSSSKSLHNHYGPSETHVVSALTINRDSDLQMRPSIGEPIANTEFYIVDQHLRLVPRGVVGELCIAGQSLGLGYLNQPELTRLAFVPNPVDKGTIMYRTGDLARWLPDGKVELIGRSDHQVKIRGYRIEPAEITAILLRHKEVSEAAATVKEQADGSKELCLFYVAETPLTPAYIRSYLAEKLPAFMIPSHIVPLKAMPFSANGKVDYRALPSAEKAQPPSMPAASAAPLTGLERQLAEIFAEVLEIKDIGREDNFFEQGGHSLRAMRAVSKIGKKLNRKLSLRDIFLHPSVRTLASFMDGQEARPFQAIPAAEAMRTYPLTSAQKRLFILEQYKGIGTSYNLSSALLVEGSLNVRQVEHVYQQLLRRHEILRTIFFMEGEEPVQQVVEQATGSIWYKEAPDSSEAELQELVSAFVRPFRMQEAPMLRIGLIRLNEKKHLFLIDMHHIVADGTSIGILVEEFMRLYRGESLPPLPVSYKDFTVWQKRRLLAPEMAEKERFWLERLAGELPVLQLPTDYSRPPQQRFEGKMLPFELDKALAVKLTELSHKTGATLYMILLSAFQVLLHKYSGSEDVLIGIPVAGRSHEDVEGAVGMFVNTLPFRGKPEPAKRFHDFMAEVKEELLLAFEHQDYPLELMIEKLNLKFDPSRNPLFTVIFDMQNMRVPELRLDDLTISVWRSEHISSKFDLSVSVHEHSEGIRFNCEYATSLFEQETVERLFRHYEALLSRIFVNPDARIQELNMVPDEEQDRILTAFNQPVTPVDERMLAHHVFERWAAKTPHAPAVAWMDTMLTYHELNQLANELCYVLQAKGTAANDVIAIYMNKSLDMVIAMLAILKAGAAFLPLDPEYPLERVQYAVDNSGAKIVIADASHCARVSCQTVLTYQHEKSRLEESCFPNPENDVQLHHLAYVIYTSGSTGNPKGVRVPHRGLANLTHFFALDWNAAQGERVTQMASFAFDMALLEIFTALLTGAALYLVPKETVLRPSSLAEFMNENRITIMTVTPSYLAYLEPDDFRTLRLLITAGEAISVHDYERWSRLEYVNLYGPTETTIITTMWRPDSSSRIKQSVPIGKPLPNTQIYILNQAGSLQPIGIVGEIYVGGEGVTQGYIQLPSTTAKHYLDNPFRLGERMYRTGDLGRWLPDGSIEYAGRIDEQVKLRGHRIEIGEIEHALLKHAAIKEAAVIHRIDGNQDGYLCAFIVEQEQVPAQELKDFLANVLPVYMLPSAFVRLDKLPVTSNGKIDKKQLKSMPIDVAGEAEYEEPANDLQRKLVALWEKNLKVAPIGIAHNFFDLGGQSLKATKLIAEIERDMQITISLRELYQYQTIKQLAQYLEERAGDE, encoded by the coding sequence ATGGATACGCTCGAAAAAAATATATTGTTGTCGGACGCGAGACTCGAGCAGGAGAAGCGATATTGGTTGAAGCAGCTTGCAGATTGCTCGGCAATGACTCGTATTTCTTATCAGGCGTTAAGGTCTGGCCGGGAGGGGCACTCCCGGACCAAGCAATTTTACTTGAACGATCCGCTGAGTGACCGGCTTATTGCCGTCAGCAGATCGTCTGACTACGGCTTATTCATCCTGCTGCTTGCCGGGGTTAGCTATGTGCTTCACCGCTATACAGGCGATTCTTCGGTTATTTGCGGCATACCCGTCATCACCAGCCATACGGCGGGCGATGATCTTCTAAATCCATTGATCCTGTTGAAGTCGGATGTTACTTCATCTCGTCATAGCAAGGAGTTCATTGCTCACATCAAGGAGAAGCTGGTTGAAGCCGACAAGCATCAGAACTTTCCGTTCGAGCTGCTGCTCGATATGATTGGCATCGATCAGAGCTCAGGCCGGCACTGCAACGTGATTGCGATGATGGAAGGAGTCCATGAGGAGGGGCTTGTCGATGGAATCGCTTACGACTGCCGTTTTGAATTCCGGCGAAGCTCGGACCGCGTCAGCGTACAGATCCGTTATCGTCCCGAAGCTTATGATGAAGTATTTATTAGCCAGCTCTTTGCTCATTACGAGCAGATCATGGAACAGTTGCTATTCTGTCCCGAGAAGCCGCTTCAATCCTACGATTTGGCCATCGAAGCTGCCGACCGTGAACATGCTCCAGGGCCGGAGAACGGGGAAGCGCGGAAGTGCGCGGCCATCCATGCCGCTTTTGAGGAACAAGCAGACAAGAATCCCGAGGCCATCGCTATCGTCGAGCGGGAGGATACATTCACGTACGAGGAAATCGATCACAAGGCTAATCAAATCGCGCGTTATTTGCTCGAATCCCGGAGATTGACGGATGAGGAGCGGGTAGGAATCATGCTCGACAACTCCTCCTCCTCGGTCATCAGCATGCTTGGCATTTTAAAGGCAGGGGGAACCTACGTCCCGATTGATCCCGAATTCCCGATCCGGCGCATCAAGGCCATTTTGGAGGATGGGCGGATTCGAACCGTGATCTCCTCCAAAAACTACATTCGCCAATTGAATAAGCTGCAATGGGAGATAGAGCATTTCGAAGCTTATTTATGTCTGGACACCGAGCAAATCGATGAAGAGGAAGAACAAGACAGCGAATTTATGAGCCAGGGCGTATGGAACTTTGTTGCCGATCAGGCTACAGATGATATTTCCGGCGGAGCGTGGGTGAACAGTTATACCCGCGAAGATTTGTCCCGCGAAGAAATGGATGAATATGCCAATAACATTAAGCAAAAGCTGCTGCCTTATGTAAATAAAAAAACGAGAGTGCTTGAAATTGGTTGCGCTTCGGGGATCAGCATGTTCGCGCTGGCTCCTTACGCCGGATTCTATTACGGAACGGATCTGTCCTCCAGCATGATTCGCAATTGCCAGGCAAGGGTTCAGCAGGAGGGGCATCATCATGTCAAGCTGGCATGTCTTCCGGCGGATCAGATCGATCAACTGGGTGAAGATAAGTTCGATGTCATTATCCTTAACAGTGTCGTACAGGTGTTCAAAGGCCATCATTATTTGCGCAAGGTGCTGCGAGCAGCGATTGAACTCTTGGCTGACCGGGGCATATTGTTCATTGGAGATATTATGGATCAAGATTCCAAGGATGAATTTTTACGGGATCTTGCGGCCTTCAACGAGGCTCATCCGGAATATAAGACGAAGAAGGAATTCGAGAATGAGTTGTTTTTGTCCCGCGGCTTTTTTCGCGATTTTCAACTGGAGTGCGACAGCATAAGCGGTATCGAATTTTCGGACAAAATCTATACGATTCCGAATGAACTTACGATGTTCCGCTATGATGCGATCCTGCAAGTGGATAAGACCGGCTCCCGCGAACGGATATCGGCCGAGAAGCGGAAGCGCCGGCATGACGTGCGCAGTTTGCGGTCTTTTGCGACAGAACGGGTTGCGATTCCGGTTCCATCCGACGGCGCGGCATATGTTCTATATACTTCAGGCTCTACGGGCAAGCCGAAGGGGGTCGTGGTGGAGCATCGCAATGTCGTGCATCTGTTCCGAACGGCTGCGCCCCTCTTCTCGTTTGACGCGGGTGATGTATGGTCGCTTTTCCACTCGACATCATTTGATTTCTCGGTATGGGAGATATTCGGGGCGCTGCTCCATGGAGCCAAGCTTGTTATTGTTCCGAGAAGTCTTGCGGCCGATCCGCAATCCTTCGTGCGGCTCGCGGCGGAGCAGCACATTACGATACTTAGCCAGACGCCGTCGGCTTTTTATCAATTCGCCCACGAAGCGGTAAGCTCCCGTGCGCAGCTCCCGGGCCTGCGCACGGTTGTATTCGGAGGGGAGCCGCTGCAGCCTGTCTTATTGAAGAAGTGGAAGGACGCCTATCCTGGGGTCAAATTAGTGAATATGTACGGCATTACGGAAACGACCGTGCACGTCACCTATAAGGAATTGACGGATGCAGATATCCGGCATAACAGTCTGGATATTGGCACAGCCCTTCCTTCTTACCAAGTCCATATATTAGACCCGTGGCTGCGAAGGGTGCCTGCCGGGGTGGTGGGAGAAATGTATGTTGGCGGAACCGGAGTAGCCAGAGAATACCTCAACCAGGAACAGCTCACGAGTCAAAAGTTCAAGCCAAGCCCCTTCCATGATGGCGAAAGGTTATATCAAACGGGTGATTTGGCCAGATGGAATATGGACGGGACGCTTGAATATATAGGGCGAATCGACGATCAAGTCAAGATTCGGGGATACCGAATGGAATTGGGGGAAATTACGACCTGCTTGCTGACGCACAAACAGATTCATCAAGCATCGGTGCAGGTGTTGAAAATGGAGGATGGGAGCAAGGAACTGTGCGTTTATTATGTCGCAAATGAACCGCTGAGCGTCAAAGAAGTGAAAGAGTATACGTCCAAGCGGCTTCCGCAGTTTATGGTTCCGTCCTATTTTGTCGCATTGGACAAGATGCCTTTGACTCTCAACGGAAAATTGGATAAGCGCAGGCTGCCCGATCCATTGGAAGTGTTAAGCAGCAATCGGACGATGCAGGAGCCGCTCGAAGGGTTGGAGCGGGAGCTTGCGGATATCTTTCGGGACATCCTGGGCATTGACGCCGTGGGCCGAAATGACAGCTTCTTCGATCTGGGAGGGCATTCGTTAAAAGCGGCAAGACTTGTGCAGCATCTTCATAAACGATTGCACTGCGGCTTGGCTCTGCGGGATATTTTTCAGTTCCCCACGATTAAGGAACTTGCGGAGCACATGCGGAGCAAGGAGGCAAGCAGCCGCTTTGTTCCGATACAGCCGGCGGAACAGAGGGAGTACTACCCGTTGTCATCGGCGCAGAAGCGGCTGTATATCCTGGAACAATTCGAGGATATCGGCACGAGCTATAACATGCCGTTCGTCTTGCAGGTGGAGGGACCGCTGGACATCGGGCGGGTGCGTGACAGCTACAGGCAGCTCCTCCATCGGCATGAGATCCTCCGAACCTCGTTCCATGTCGTGAATGACGAGCCGGTTCAACGGATCGAAGAGATGGAGGGGCTACAGGCGGAGCTGATCTGCGAAGAAGCGCCTGAAGCGGGGGAAGCCGAGCTGGCGAAGCGGATCGAAGCGTTCATTCGCCCGTTCCGGCTGAGCGAGGCGCCGCTGATTCGCATGGGAATCATCCGCATCGGGCCAGAGAAGCATCTCCTGCTGCTCGATATGCACCATATTATCTCGGATGGCACGTCGCTTAACATCTGGGTCGATGAATTCATGAAGCTGTACAAGGGAGACAGTTTGGCGCCGCTGGCGATCCAGTACAAGGATTACGCGGTATGGCAGCAGGCACAGATGACCCGGGAGGCGATGCGGAGGCAGAAGGAATTTTGGCGGAACGAGCTGTCGGGAGAAGTGCCCGTGCTGCAACTGCCGACGGACTATCCGCGTCCTGCGGTGCAGGATTTCCAAGGGAGCCAATACAGCTTCCGGCTGGGCCGAAGGCTGTCCGGACAGATCGAGGCCTGCTGCCGGGAAAGCGGAGTTACGCTGTATATGCTGCTGCTGGCCGCGTACCAAGTGCTGCTGCACAAATATACGGGGCAGGAAGATATCATCGTGGGGACGCCCGTCGCGGGGAGAGGACATGCGGATCTGGAAGGCGTGCTCGGAATGTTCGTGAACACGCTGGCCATCCGCAGCCGGCCGCAAGGAGACAAAACGTTCTCGGAGTTTTTGCAGGAAGTGAAGAATGCGGCACTGAATGCGTTCGAGCATCCGGATTACCCGTTCGAGGAGTTGGTGCAGGAATTGAACGCGGGGCGGGACACAAGCCGCAATCCGCTGTTCGATACGATGTTTGCGTTGCAGAACATGGACACAACCACTTGGCATATCGCGAACCTGCGGGCACGCGCCTATGAGTATGACTGGAAATCGGCCAAGTTTGATCTGCTGCTGCAAGCCGAGCAGGACCAGGACGATATTTGTCTGACCATGGAATATGCGGCATCGCTGTTCCGGCGGGAGACGATGGAAAGGTTCGCCGATTGTCTGATACGCGTCCTGGATACGGTGACAGAGCATGCGGACAAGCCAATCAAGGACGTGGATATCGTGTCAGAGCGGGAAAAGGAATATTTGACGCGGCAAGGCAAGGGCGAACGGCTGCCTTTTGCGGCGCAAGCGGGCATCGCGCAATTATTTGAAGCGCAGGTGCTTCGAACTCCAAATCGCATCGCGATTCGCAGTGACGATCAAGGATACACGTATGAAGAACTCAATGCCAAAGCCAATCAGCTCGCCAGGATGCTTCGGAGCAAAGGAGTGGGCCGAGGCAGCATGATAGCGATCCGGGGAGAGCGCTCGTTTGCCTATGCTGCGGCTATCCTGGCGGTCCTCAAGGCCGGCGGGGCATTTATGCCGGTAGATGCTGCGTCTCCGCCTTCGCGCATTCAATATATGGCGGCAGACAGTAAAGCCAAGCTGCTTCTGAATGCAGGAGTTGAAAGCGTGGATCTGCAGGACTGCGAAGTGCTGACTGTGGATGAGGACATGTTCCAGGGAAATCCGGCTAATCTGGAACCAACAGCTGGCGGCAGGGATGTCTTGTATGTCATTTACACGTCCGGCACGACGGGGACGCCCAAAGGCGTGCAGATTTCCCATAGCAATCTTCATAATCTGTTCGTTCATCATCAGCGGCAATCCAATATTACGTTGTCGGGGCGGGTTCTGCACGCTTCTGCGATCGGGTTCGATGTATGCTATCAAGAGATGCTGTTAACGTTGCTGTCCGGAGGCGAGCTTGTCGTTATTGATGATCACGTGAAAAAGACGCCGCATTTGCTGCTTCAATATGTAACGGATAATCAAATAGACACCATGTTTCTGCCGACCGCCTATTTCAATTTTCTGATCCGTGAGGACGATGAGGTCGATGCCTTGTTTGCCTCTTCGGTGAAACATATCGTGGTCGCGGGAGAAGCTCTTATCCTTTCTTCGCGGTTTATGGATTTGCTGAGAAGCAGCAGCAAATCTTTGCACAATCATTATGGCCCTTCGGAAACCCATGTGGTCTCCGCGCTGACCATCAACAGGGATAGCGATTTGCAGATGCGCCCTTCGATTGGAGAGCCGATCGCCAATACCGAATTTTATATTGTGGACCAACATCTCAGGCTCGTTCCGAGAGGCGTAGTGGGAGAACTGTGCATCGCCGGACAATCGCTGGGCTTGGGTTATCTGAATCAGCCCGAGCTGACCCGCTTGGCATTCGTTCCGAATCCGGTGGACAAGGGGACGATCATGTACCGCACGGGGGATCTGGCAAGATGGCTGCCCGATGGCAAGGTGGAGCTGATCGGGCGAAGCGACCACCAGGTCAAAATTCGCGGATACCGGATCGAGCCGGCAGAGATTACAGCGATCTTGTTGCGGCACAAGGAGGTGAGCGAAGCCGCTGCCACCGTCAAGGAACAGGCAGACGGCAGCAAGGAACTGTGTCTGTTCTATGTCGCTGAGACACCATTGACTCCCGCTTACATTCGATCCTATCTGGCTGAAAAATTGCCGGCGTTCATGATACCATCTCACATCGTCCCGCTGAAGGCCATGCCGTTCAGCGCGAACGGCAAGGTGGATTACCGCGCCCTGCCGAGCGCGGAAAAAGCACAGCCCCCTTCCATGCCGGCAGCATCTGCGGCCCCGCTTACCGGATTGGAGCGGCAACTGGCGGAGATTTTTGCGGAAGTGCTAGAGATAAAGGATATCGGGAGAGAAGACAACTTTTTCGAACAGGGCGGACATTCGTTAAGAGCGATGCGGGCCGTGTCCAAAATTGGAAAGAAGCTGAATCGGAAGCTTTCGTTGCGGGATATTTTTCTTCATCCTTCCGTTCGAACGCTGGCATCGTTCATGGACGGACAGGAAGCCCGGCCGTTCCAGGCGATCCCTGCGGCCGAGGCCATGCGGACATACCCGCTGACTTCAGCCCAGAAGCGGCTGTTTATATTGGAACAATATAAAGGAATCGGCACGAGTTACAACTTGTCTTCCGCTCTGCTGGTGGAGGGCTCGCTGAATGTGCGGCAGGTTGAGCATGTCTATCAACAACTTCTGCGACGGCATGAAATTTTGAGGACGATCTTTTTTATGGAGGGTGAAGAGCCTGTACAACAAGTGGTTGAGCAGGCAACGGGGTCCATCTGGTACAAGGAGGCGCCGGACTCAAGCGAAGCGGAACTGCAAGAATTGGTGTCCGCATTTGTTCGGCCTTTCCGGATGCAGGAAGCGCCGATGCTCCGAATCGGCCTGATTCGGCTGAACGAGAAAAAGCATCTTTTCCTGATTGACATGCACCATATCGTTGCGGATGGCACATCGATCGGGATTCTGGTCGAGGAGTTCATGCGGTTGTACAGAGGGGAATCGTTGCCGCCGCTTCCCGTCTCATATAAGGATTTTACCGTCTGGCAGAAGCGGCGATTGCTTGCGCCCGAGATGGCGGAGAAGGAACGATTCTGGTTGGAACGGCTTGCCGGGGAGCTTCCGGTGCTGCAATTGCCCACCGATTATTCACGCCCTCCTCAGCAGCGATTCGAAGGGAAGATGCTTCCGTTCGAACTGGACAAAGCCCTTGCCGTCAAGCTGACGGAGCTGTCGCACAAGACCGGGGCGACGCTGTATATGATTTTGTTGTCTGCTTTTCAGGTTCTGCTTCATAAGTATTCCGGAAGCGAGGATGTTCTTATTGGCATTCCTGTAGCAGGAAGATCCCATGAGGATGTTGAAGGGGCGGTAGGCATGTTCGTCAACACGCTTCCGTTTAGAGGCAAGCCTGAACCGGCGAAAAGGTTTCATGATTTTATGGCCGAAGTCAAAGAAGAACTGCTTCTGGCCTTTGAACACCAAGACTACCCGCTGGAGCTAATGATCGAGAAGCTGAATTTGAAATTCGACCCGAGCCGCAATCCTTTGTTCACTGTTATTTTTGATATGCAAAATATGAGGGTGCCCGAGCTCCGTCTGGATGATTTGACGATATCGGTCTGGAGGAGCGAGCATATCAGCTCGAAGTTCGATTTATCCGTATCGGTTCATGAACATAGCGAAGGTATCCGCTTCAACTGTGAATATGCGACTTCTCTCTTCGAGCAAGAGACGGTTGAGCGCCTGTTCCGTCATTATGAGGCGCTGTTAAGCCGCATCTTCGTGAATCCTGATGCCCGGATTCAAGAGCTGAATATGGTTCCGGACGAGGAACAGGACCGGATCTTAACCGCATTCAACCAGCCTGTCACGCCTGTTGATGAACGCATGCTTGCTCATCATGTCTTCGAGCGATGGGCTGCCAAGACGCCTCATGCGCCTGCCGTGGCATGGATGGACACGATGTTGACCTATCATGAGTTAAATCAACTCGCGAATGAGTTATGCTATGTCCTCCAGGCGAAGGGGACGGCGGCGAACGATGTCATCGCCATCTATATGAATAAGTCGCTTGATATGGTTATTGCCATGCTGGCTATTCTTAAGGCCGGAGCGGCATTTTTGCCGCTTGATCCTGAATACCCGCTGGAAAGAGTGCAGTATGCCGTGGATAATAGCGGGGCGAAAATCGTCATTGCCGACGCTTCGCATTGCGCTCGGGTCTCGTGCCAGACCGTTCTGACTTACCAGCACGAGAAGAGCCGGCTGGAAGAATCCTGTTTCCCTAACCCGGAAAACGATGTCCAACTCCATCATCTCGCTTATGTGATCTATACGTCGGGCTCGACGGGAAATCCGAAAGGAGTGCGCGTTCCCCATCGCGGCCTTGCGAACCTGACCCATTTTTTCGCATTGGATTGGAATGCGGCGCAGGGGGAGCGGGTCACGCAAATGGCGAGCTTTGCCTTCGATATGGCCTTATTGGAAATCTTTACAGCCTTGCTTACGGGCGCAGCCTTGTACCTGGTTCCCAAGGAAACGGTGCTGAGGCCCTCTTCCCTGGCCGAATTTATGAACGAGAATCGGATTACCATCATGACGGTAACCCCATCGTATCTCGCATATCTCGAACCTGATGATTTCCGTACCTTGCGCTTGCTCATTACCGCAGGGGAGGCTATATCCGTCCATGACTATGAAAGATGGAGCAGATTGGAGTATGTCAATCTGTACGGTCCTACGGAAACGACGATCATCACAACCATGTGGAGACCCGATTCCAGTTCCCGGATTAAACAATCGGTTCCTATCGGCAAGCCCCTTCCGAACACGCAAATTTATATTTTGAACCAGGCGGGTTCTCTTCAGCCTATTGGAATCGTTGGAGAAATTTATGTGGGGGGCGAAGGAGTCACGCAAGGCTATATCCAGCTTCCTTCAACTACAGCCAAGCATTACCTGGATAATCCGTTCAGGCTCGGTGAGCGCATGTATCGAACGGGGGACTTGGGAAGGTGGCTGCCTGATGGAAGCATCGAATACGCCGGGCGAATCGATGAGCAGGTCAAGCTACGCGGCCACCGCATTGAGATTGGTGAAATCGAACATGCGCTCTTGAAGCATGCCGCCATCAAGGAGGCCGCTGTCATCCATCGAATCGATGGGAATCAAGACGGTTACTTATGCGCATTTATCGTGGAACAGGAACAAGTCCCGGCCCAGGAGCTGAAGGACTTTCTCGCCAACGTTTTACCTGTGTACATGCTCCCGTCCGCCTTTGTCCGTCTGGACAAGCTGCCTGTAACGAGCAACGGAAAGATTGACAAAAAGCAGCTCAAAAGCATGCCGATCGATGTGGCGGGAGAAGCCGAATATGAAGAGCCCGCCAATGATTTGCAGCGGAAACTGGTTGCCTTGTGGGAGAAAAATTTGAAGGTTGCGCCTATTGGGATTGCCCATAATTTCTTTGATTTGGGCGGGCAGTCTCTGAAAGCAACCAAGTTAATCGCGGAGATCGAGCGGGATATGCAGATAACGATTTCTTTGCGTGAATTGTATCAGTACCAGACGATCAAGCAATTAGCGCAGTACTTGGAGGAGAGAGCGGGAGATGAGTAA
- a CDS encoding thioesterase II family protein, with translation MSKSSRCKLFCIPHAAGSASLFHHWKELVPASVDLIPLELAGRGKRFAEALYPSFDDALEDLRALMLRYPLDQPYALFGHSMGSLLAYELAWQLQNMGVRPPEALFLAGQLPPNRFPVHHGLHRLPDNELWDLLLELGNGAWDRNDAEIRDVYLPIFRGDLRVCETYRFRPGRDKLTCRLVIMNGEQDAWVGEELGEWRQLSEKACEFKFFRGGHYFIYEEERQVIDQILQNLKKEG, from the coding sequence ATGAGTAAAAGCAGCCGGTGTAAATTGTTTTGTATCCCGCATGCGGCAGGCTCCGCTTCTCTGTTCCATCATTGGAAGGAGCTTGTTCCCGCCTCGGTCGATCTGATTCCTCTAGAGCTTGCAGGCAGGGGGAAAAGATTTGCCGAAGCATTGTATCCGTCCTTCGACGATGCTCTGGAAGATCTGCGCGCGCTGATGCTTCGTTATCCCCTGGATCAGCCTTACGCGCTGTTCGGACACAGCATGGGCAGTCTGCTCGCTTATGAATTGGCCTGGCAGTTGCAGAACATGGGGGTACGCCCGCCGGAAGCGTTATTTCTGGCGGGACAATTGCCTCCCAACCGGTTCCCCGTGCATCATGGCCTGCATCGATTGCCGGACAATGAGCTATGGGATTTGCTGCTGGAGCTGGGCAATGGGGCATGGGACCGCAATGATGCCGAGATCCGGGATGTATATCTCCCGATTTTCCGGGGCGATTTGCGCGTATGCGAGACTTACCGGTTCCGGCCGGGGAGAGACAAGCTTACATGCCGGCTCGTCATTATGAATGGAGAACAGGATGCTTGGGTGGGGGAAGAACTTGGCGAATGGAGGCAACTGTCGGAAAAGGCCTGCGAATTCAAGTTTTTCCGGGGCGGACATTATTTTATTTATGAGGAAGAGCGGCAGGTCATCGACCAAATTTTGCAAAATTTGAAGAAAGAAGGATGA